The following proteins are encoded in a genomic region of Bacillus sp. BGMRC 2118:
- a CDS encoding DUF523 and DUF1722 domain-containing protein: MANFVKPVVVVSKCLEFDKCRYNGDVIHDPVVKRLQAHVQFIPVCPEVGIGLGTPRETIRIVEEEGRKMLVQPSTRKDLTKEMNEFSIRFLDKIQDLDGFILKGKSPTCGMKDVKVYSGIEKAPVIGKTSGFFAQAIVERFPSLAIEDEGRLQNFSIREHFFTKLFTYANFRDIKQTKQTIQSLIQFHSKNKYLFMGYNQAAQKELGRIVANHDHKDIEEVFSLYENQLFRLFARKPRDASNINVCQHIMGYFKKELSQKEKDFFQTMLEKYREQKVPLSSVTSILKSWVIRFENDYLLSQSYFEPYPEELIEISDSGKGRAYS; encoded by the coding sequence ATGGCGAATTTCGTAAAACCTGTTGTTGTCGTTAGCAAATGTTTGGAATTTGATAAATGTCGATATAATGGTGATGTCATACATGACCCTGTAGTAAAGAGGTTACAAGCTCATGTGCAGTTTATTCCCGTTTGTCCAGAGGTGGGGATCGGATTAGGCACCCCAAGAGAAACAATTAGAATTGTAGAAGAAGAAGGAAGGAAAATGTTAGTACAACCTTCAACACGTAAAGATCTCACAAAAGAGATGAATGAATTCTCAATTCGGTTTTTAGACAAAATTCAAGATCTGGATGGGTTCATTCTCAAGGGGAAATCTCCTACCTGTGGAATGAAGGATGTGAAGGTGTATAGTGGAATAGAAAAAGCACCAGTCATTGGAAAGACTAGCGGATTCTTTGCTCAAGCGATAGTAGAAAGGTTTCCTTCACTAGCTATAGAAGATGAAGGAAGATTGCAGAACTTTTCCATACGGGAGCATTTTTTTACAAAGCTTTTTACATATGCTAATTTCCGTGATATAAAACAAACCAAGCAAACCATTCAATCATTAATTCAATTTCATTCAAAAAATAAATATTTATTTATGGGATATAATCAGGCAGCTCAAAAGGAACTTGGGCGAATTGTAGCAAATCATGACCATAAGGACATAGAAGAGGTATTCTCATTATACGAAAATCAATTGTTTCGCTTATTTGCGAGAAAGCCAAGAGACGCATCAAACATTAATGTGTGTCAGCATATTATGGGGTACTTCAAAAAAGAGCTTAGTCAGAAGGAAAAAGATTTCTTTCAGACAATGCTTGAAAAATACCGAGAGCAAAAGGTTCCGCTTAGTAGTGTCACAAGCATACTAAAATCTTGGGTGATTCGCTTTGAAAATGATTACTTACTAAGTCAATCCTATTTTGAACCCTACCCAGAGGAATTAATTGAGATTAGCGATTCTGGCAAAGGAAGGGCCTACAGTTAA
- a CDS encoding alpha/beta hydrolase — protein MHRHRMKINDLTISYIDEGSGDTVVLIHGFCGSAGYFEKIIPKLSENYRVIAPSLRGHGKSSAVCDPYTIEDMADDVYQLLRQLEIDKVTMIGHSLGGYVTLSFADQFPDMLNGYSLLHSTAHPDSVEAKEGRNKNIELICENGIEPLINALIPRLFAPKHVKLLEDEVKFVQEIGMNTSVTGAKGALKAMRDRKDRNDVLATSKVPVLLVAGEEDQLIPQEKVFSQTSDYIRQKTIVNAGHMGMLEAPNEVTAIILEFLNDTFSK, from the coding sequence ATGCATCGACATAGAATGAAAATAAATGATTTAACGATCTCGTATATAGATGAAGGAAGTGGGGATACGGTTGTTCTCATTCATGGTTTTTGTGGAAGTGCAGGTTACTTTGAAAAGATCATCCCAAAGCTTAGTGAGAATTACAGGGTAATTGCTCCGTCATTAAGAGGACATGGAAAATCAAGTGCTGTCTGTGACCCATATACAATCGAGGATATGGCAGATGATGTGTATCAACTATTAAGGCAGCTAGAAATTGATAAGGTGACGATGATTGGACATTCATTGGGAGGCTATGTCACACTTTCTTTTGCCGACCAGTTTCCTGACATGTTAAATGGATACTCACTACTCCATTCAACTGCGCATCCTGACAGCGTGGAAGCAAAGGAAGGAAGAAATAAAAACATAGAACTAATATGTGAGAATGGAATTGAACCGCTAATCAATGCGCTTATTCCTAGATTATTTGCACCGAAACATGTGAAATTGTTAGAAGATGAAGTAAAATTTGTTCAGGAAATTGGAATGAATACAAGTGTTACAGGCGCAAAAGGTGCTTTAAAGGCAATGAGAGACCGAAAGGACAGAAATGACGTTTTAGCTACCTCTAAAGTTCCAGTATTATTAGTTGCTGGAGAGGAAGATCAACTCATTCCGCAAGAAAAGGTATTCTCACAAACAAGCGACTATATTAGACAAAAAACAATAGTAAACGCAGGGCATATGGGAATGCTCGAAGCTCCAAACGAAGTAACTGCAATCATTCTTGAATTTTTAAACGATACGTTTTCAAAGTAG